The Odontesthes bonariensis isolate fOdoBon6 chromosome 19, fOdoBon6.hap1, whole genome shotgun sequence genome includes the window TTGCACTGTGAGGGGCATTTCACAGTTTCAGGGGATGGTAAAAATGACAGCTAACATATATCAATATATATTTGATACTCTAACGCTAGCATCTGACTTGTATCAGTGAAGTGCACTTATAAATTATATTTTCCTCCCCATGTTCTTAGTATTAGGAGCACTGATGCATCTGCTCCAGTGCTGACCTCATTCAGTGGCTTGTTCATAGGCCAGATCCACACTTGTACTTTGTTACCATCATGACAAACTCACACATTTTATGAACCTTCAATATATCctccacatatatatatatatatatatatatatatataagtagtAATTTGTAATTATGGCTACATGTTATTcagttcaattaatttttatttatatagcgccaaatacaacaaatgtcatctcaaggcatttacataataaagtccaattcaagccaattggaattcaattcattgtaatcataattattcataaaataatccaattcgttcatccatccatctattttctataccgctgaagccgtcggtcgggtcgcgggggggctggagcctatcccagcagtcattgggcgagaggcggggtacaccctggacaggccgccagtccatcacagggcccaattcgttcatatagagccaattcaaaaactatttcctagctaaggaaaccaacagattgcactgaaactgttttcggtccaatctcccgtcctgtgcgtgcctgaggcgactgtggagagaaacgactcccttttaacaggaagaaacctctggcagaaccagactcaggaagggtggccatccgcctcgaccagctggggtttgagaggacagaaagggtTACAAACAGAACTAAAGTAATACTGCCAGTGGGCTCCATATTGACCAAAACAAGGTATTTGTTTATATTAGgtgtcagaagaaaaaaaagaaattggctGCTTCTACTAATGGGATATACAACATGAGCATCTACATGCAATACTCATCTGTCTTGTTCATTTCAGATGAAGACACTCTTGCCAATGGCCATGTTGGGGTGGAATCAGAGACTGGCGATGTCACAACTGTCAGATCGGGAGGCACCAGCTACTGGAGCATCACAGAGGGCCCCGACCACCCGCTCCTACTCTCACCTGCACCTGGGCCCTCTGCACGCAAGCCTCGGGTCCAGAGGGCATCACGTCCAGGTCTTAGCCGGATTCCTGGCCGCGATCACCGACGCTACTACCACGAATACTGGCGCAGCGAATACCTGATGGACTTTGACCCGCAGAGGCACGGCATGATCTGCATGGTGTGCGGCAGCTCGCTGGCCACCCTGAAGCTCAGCACCATCAAGAGGCACATTAGGCAGAAGCACCCAGACTCTCTGCTGTGGAGCGCTGCCGACAAGGAGGTCATCCGCTCTGGATGGGAGAGCCACCTGAGCCTGGGGGGAGGTCAGAGGTCGTATAGTTCTGCTGCTGAACCATCGCTCCAGGCAGATGAGGACTCACAGCAGTTTGGGCAACATATTGCAGGTAGGTTGGACTCCACATACAAGTATTTGGAAAAGCTCGGAACttttaaaatataaaacttGGTGGCAGTATGCATTTGTGTCTTGGCATGTATAAGCAGGATAGAATGATATTATGATTCTGTGACATAGTGTAGCATTGGTGAAGTATATATCATCCAGAAACTTCGCTTTGTCTGTAATATAGAAAatctaaatatttaaatattcagCATTTGTGAAAGACCAGTTtatcaaaaaaattatttattaaaaaaaatctacttgAAATGCCATTACATACATTGAAAAATAGGAAAAATTCAGATCAGCGTTAGGAAATTCTGACTTTTGTGCCACCTGATGATATTGTATTCTGAATTCTACAAATactatttctgcttttctttttttttcattttcttttttttattaaaataaaaagaacagaggGGTGTAACAGAAATGTACATGGTATGTTGGGACGTCAACATCTGGGTTTCTTTAAACAATTAAATCAAAtattaaatcaaataaacaGGAGACCGAGCAACCTTTTCCTTAGACAGTAGAGCTGTTTATCAGATTatgagaaaaactgaaacaaaacaaataaatcccaagaattaaaaaaataaataaataaaacaaacaaaaagacaaaacaccacCACAAAAACCAAATCTATCAATTTGTTAATTCCACGATCTGCTTTTCTTTTAACTGTAAACAGAATCTCCAGAGCCTGTGGCATCCCTGGAGCAGCTACAACAACCCCTTACTTTGTCTCCACATTCTATAAGGGGTGAAACCCCCCAACCCCAAGAGGATGAGCAGGAACTTCCTGGGCCATCAGCGCAAACCCTGGAACGCTACCTGAATGATTCACTGCATGCTTGGTTCCGCCAGGAGTTTTTGATGGAATATGAAGCAGAGGCCAGTCGGCTGCTTTGTATGGTGTGTGGGGCAGAACTGCCCTCGCTTCACTTGGATCACATCAAGAGCCATGTGCTAGACACCCACCCCAATTCCCTTGTGTACAGCTCTGAGGAGAAACATTGCATCCTGCAGGCCTGGGCACACTCTCACGGTGAGAACATCAGCCACAGAATATCCTTTTTGGTATGAAGGAAAATGCTGTATACTATTTTATCCTGATTGGTGTCATTTTcaacttgaaaaacaaaaaacaaaacaaagagacaACAAACACATCTTTAAATAAATAGGACTGCAGATAGATTTCTAGAAATTGTGTAATTCGTCTTATAACTATGTCACTCACCACGCTGCACTTTGAAATCTATGGGCATCAGAAGCACAACTCCATCTCCCACAACCCTTTCTATTACTTCTTTTCTGGATTAGCGTTGCCGTGGTAACAGGATGAGTCAAGCAACCTGAAAATCCACTTTCACAATGAGTCTTCCAGCGCTGCTTCTAGAATATAAACTGTTGATGTAGAGTTTGGGATTCACTGTCCTCAATACCAgtatcaattcaattaaattcaattcatttttatttatatagcgccaaatacaacaaatgtcatctcaaggcacttagataataaagtccaattcaagccaattggaattcaattaattgtaatcataataattcataaaataatccagtgTGCAATAATATCATAAATAATAATGGTTTGGTTTGATAATCCAATGGTTGATCCCTTTATTCTATTTCAAATGCAAAGTTCCAAAATCTAATGGGAATTcacaaagaccaaaaaaaaaaaaaaaacaaagatcattttaatttgGTAAAGTGTTGTGTATTTGTCTGCCCCTTTGCAGAGGACTCCGAAACCTCAATCAAATCAGAGCCCGACACCAAAGGAAAAGGGATGACCCTCTTTGCTGAGGATGTGACCACCATCCAGATCAACACTGACATTTACCCAGAGGGTGATGGCACTTTAACTCAGGACATTTGCCTCATCGGTGAGGATGGAGGTGTTGGTACTCCACAGCAGGGATCCCAGCCTTTCCGTCAGCCCAAAAAAAGACGGCTGCGTGGGGGTGACCCATGGCGCCTTCGCCTCGACTACCTAGTAGCATATGGGCCTCAGGGGCAGGGTACTTTCTGCATGGTGTGTTCTCAGGTCCTGCATGAAACCAAGGTCAGCAGCTTCCGCCGCCACATCCAGGAATGTCACCCCGAGACCACAACCCTGAGCCGACAAGAAAGGGAAGCCATGGCTGCTGCCTGGACCAAAGATTATCCTAGTGATGGGACACAAATACAAGATGGTGAGAGGCTTTTAGCCACTGTTAAATGATATTTGAAAACAGTTTACCAATGTCATCTACAGAGGCTGCTATGAGAGACTACGTACATTTCTTTTGTGCAAGAAATTTTCGTATTCTGATCTGTTCCTGTTTAACTTTGCCTACAAAACTTCCAACACATTAAACTCCGGACTTAATCTAAAGTCAAAtgaatttatctttattttacaaTAAAGGTCATGTCACATGCAACCCTCAGTTTCTCTTTTCCAAGACAAATACTGGTTAGCTCGCTtattgtttttccattttttgatGTAAAGGGCCATCAATGTCATAATGGGGAAaaacatctgcagatgtttcacaTCAAAAGCTCCTGGCTTACTTTTCCAAATACAATTTTTGTCAGGTTAAGGTGCAACTTGTTAAGGGAAATTCATCCAaatgatagaatagaatagaaaaatactttattcatcccccagtggggaaaattcaaattagtcaagtagctcaaaaaaaagtaaatatttaaaatgattgtaaataataatatatatgtaAAAGGTGTTTTGTATTTAAATTTTAAAGTTTAGGTTTCAGAAAACCCACAATAAATCATAACATGAACACCCAATTCCTTTTTCTAATAGATAAAAGTAATAGACAGCTCAGACATCACTAAAAGTCTGATATTGTTGTCACATTCTTATGAGGGAGTGTGGTTAAACttcttctttgttgttgttgttggctaATGCTATGATGCCTCAATCATGCTGACTAGCTGACTTCAGTCACCAAGTTTTCTGATTTTAAACACTCAGTATTTTGCAAACATAACCTTTTTAGATGGATGATTTCTGAGAGGAATAGTCTTGTATTGCTGTTTTAATTAAGTTAGATAGAAATTGCTTGAATAACAGATCATGAACTTAAACTGTGGCCAGACATTTAAGTTAGTgtccagagggaaaaaaagctcCTGATCTTTTGCTTAAACAGGTTTATTTGTTCATAGTTCTTGGCAGAGGACATGGGCAAGAGCTAGCAGAAAGGTAGCTTTAATTTGTTAAAACTCAATATCTACCTCCGTCAACCCTCAATCCTTTGTTTCTGCAGAAATCAACCCAGGCGAAGCTGTTGTCCTCAATAGTACAGGAGAAACCAATGAGGACACCTTTCACGATGTCAAAATACCCGCCAAAATAGTTAAAAGGGAGGAGAGTGTGAGTGGGGGGAAGAGTAAGTCAAAGGACACCAGCCCTGCAGGCGCCCCCCCTCGTCATGGCCATTACCCTGGAAAAGACCAGAGAAGAAACTACCAGGTGCGCTGGCGGATGGAGTACCTGATGGACTATGACTGTAGGAGACACGGGTTGATCTGCATGGTTTGTGGAGCCACTCTGGCTACATTGAAGGTTAGTACCATCAAGAGGCACATCCAGCAGGTCCATCCTCACTCTCTGTTCTACAGCCCTGAGGAAAAGCAGCAGGCCCTGCTGAGCTACAACCAGAGCGCCCTGCACTTCATTCACTCTGACGACTGCTTCTCCTCCCAGGACCACGGACACACTGACATGGCCCCCACTCCAGCACCTTTTGGCACTTAGAAAGGGCTTCTATCTGTGGCTCCTTACAAGGTTTCTGTTCAGAAACAGCCCCGCACTTTCTTTTCAGTAGGAAAATTCAAGTGTTTGTCTGAAAGCATTGTGATTCCTAATGCTCGAATCGTTAAAAAGTGCAGGTGCTCATTAAATTTGTTACTATGACCAGGtgtcaaaatgaacaaaaatctaAAAGTGTTAGACCAATGTTGACAAAACTGGAATTTTCCAGGTAGTAGGTGTCACTGAGAAAATGGCATGATGTGAAAATATCAATGCCTTAAAGAAACTGAAAGTCCAGTCACTCATTTGATGGTACAGCTGCATTTGGACACAATTTTTCACCCCTGATGGTAGCACGGATAGGCTCCCCCCATTACCCTAAAGAAGAGATACCAGATATggaaaatgaattaatgaaaacatattGACAATAACTTAGTCAAATAGATCTGTCTCCTTAATAGATTTATGAACCTCATAAAACTATACCAAAAACCGTTTCAGAATGAAAGGGTAAAGCTATATTTCTGCTTAGATATCAGAGCCTTTTATAGTTACTGACATCAGTGTGAGCATCTATacctgtgtgctgtgtgtcTGCGTCTTTCTTCAATTCAGATCTTAAAAGCATTGTAGTTGCGGGGATGGTCAAAGTTGAACCATCGTCTTTGAAATGGCAAAATAACAACCTTCAGAATattccatctatccattaattTTCTATAGCCTCTTAGTCCAACctagggtcgcgggggggctggagcctatcccagctgtctttGTGTGAGAGGCGtggcacaccctggacaggtcgacagtccatcacagaccATTAGAATATTGATAAACGGAATATGTAACATCAAACATTTCAGAATTTTCTGTCAGAATTTGCATTCTTGAATCACAAGCATGTAGTATTTGAGCTAAGTATGCTGTGTAAACACATATCAAGTGCAACAATCACAAATGTTATCGCCTTGGAGGCTACGTTGCAGGCTAAGACTTGTGGTACATGATCATAAATAGGATCCAATATATACATAGTTCCTAAAAAAGGCTCTATATTTACTGGCAGTATAAATACAGGCTCAATCAGACCACTATAATGATGAAATTTCACTGTACAATAAATTATTTCAATCAATATTTAGGGTTTTGCTTGGAGCATATATGAATTATAATTAGTATATACTCCTATATTAATATATGGAGTTTTATTTTGGTCAGCTACGACATGCGCATTTGTGCTACTGAGAAATAGCAAAACGTGCTAATAAGACAGGATATTATCTGTCACGCTGGGATTGTATCTTATCTGCTCTTTCAGAACAGAAGTGATTAATTAAAAGTATATTCCATTATAAGGACAAATCAATTATATAAGGTATAATTATCTGTGGAATAACTTTTTGTCTTGCTAATGTTTTGCTGGCTGGCATTCAGTATAACAGCTAGCCTGGTGGAGCTATGAGTCTTATCACCTTCTTTAATCCTTTTTCAACTCTACTAAGAAACCTTTTTATCAGCTCTAGTGAGCAACAACGACAATTGTCAGAAGTTGAGTGCTTTACGTTTGAACAAGCTTAACAGAAATTGAGTCGTCAGAAATTAAAACCGAGAAATTCCAATTGCTAGGACTGACATGTTTGAAGGCTAGCATGTACATTCATTACAGTAGCCTTTGTTTCTCCAGTACCTGCTGTTTCAGGAGGATTCAAAATCCAATTTTGCTTAACAATTTTCTGCTGTCATCAATAGTAATAGTCTGTGTTTTAGGACATTGAAACCCCCCCATGCATTATTTTATTGACCTTCTTCACAGCAAAGTTGTAATAGCAGGAACAACACACCTGTGAATAACATTAAAGTGGTTCAAATGGTTTTTGATGAACCGGTTTTAAAGGCTCGAGCATTGCATTTGGCTCACTGGCACGACTCATGTTAAACAGATCTGCGTCATCTTTGCTTTTC containing:
- the zfta gene encoding zinc finger translocation-associated protein — translated: MEEKETGVSEPVDLRCSEQSELLSLIISGEEEAARERSNLGDEDTLANGHVGVESETGDVTTVRSGGTSYWSITEGPDHPLLLSPAPGPSARKPRVQRASRPGLSRIPGRDHRRYYHEYWRSEYLMDFDPQRHGMICMVCGSSLATLKLSTIKRHIRQKHPDSLLWSAADKEVIRSGWESHLSLGGGQRSYSSAAEPSLQADEDSQQFGQHIAESPEPVASLEQLQQPLTLSPHSIRGETPQPQEDEQELPGPSAQTLERYLNDSLHAWFRQEFLMEYEAEASRLLCMVCGAELPSLHLDHIKSHVLDTHPNSLVYSSEEKHCILQAWAHSHEDSETSIKSEPDTKGKGMTLFAEDVTTIQINTDIYPEGDGTLTQDICLIGEDGGVGTPQQGSQPFRQPKKRRLRGGDPWRLRLDYLVAYGPQGQGTFCMVCSQVLHETKVSSFRRHIQECHPETTTLSRQEREAMAAAWTKDYPSDGTQIQDEINPGEAVVLNSTGETNEDTFHDVKIPAKIVKREESVSGGKSKSKDTSPAGAPPRHGHYPGKDQRRNYQVRWRMEYLMDYDCRRHGLICMVCGATLATLKVSTIKRHIQQVHPHSLFYSPEEKQQALLSYNQSALHFIHSDDCFSSQDHGHTDMAPTPAPFGT